A single region of the Mechercharimyces sp. CAU 1602 genome encodes:
- a CDS encoding DMT family transporter — protein sequence MGNKEKGILLLLVSALGFSMMAVFVKLSGDLPTIQKTMFRNLVTAVIAFSMVMVYKERLWGRWENQKYLLLRSTLGTLGIVFYFYAIDHLVLSDADMLNKLSPFLLVIFSALFLKEKAHTFQLLAVLIAFVGALFIIKPSFHVDLVPYGAGLLSAVFAAGAYTVLRFLGGKESFATVVFYFSFFSTVVLLPFVIFFYEPMTVKQTVYLLLAGSFATLGQLGITAAYKFAAAREISIFFYSTVVYTSIFSFLFFDQLPDLYSIVGYLIIFAASLYMYWHNKRVE from the coding sequence ATGGGAAATAAAGAGAAGGGGATCTTACTCCTCTTAGTATCAGCTTTAGGTTTTTCAATGATGGCAGTGTTTGTGAAGTTATCAGGGGATTTACCTACAATCCAGAAAACAATGTTCCGTAATTTGGTGACGGCGGTGATCGCCTTCAGCATGGTGATGGTGTATAAGGAACGATTATGGGGGAGATGGGAAAATCAGAAGTATCTTCTGTTACGCTCCACTCTCGGCACGCTAGGCATTGTTTTTTATTTTTATGCAATTGATCATCTTGTTTTATCGGATGCCGATATGTTAAATAAACTGAGTCCATTTTTATTAGTCATTTTTTCAGCTCTTTTTTTAAAAGAAAAAGCACACACATTTCAACTGCTTGCTGTTCTCATCGCCTTTGTAGGCGCGCTGTTTATTATTAAGCCTTCTTTTCATGTGGACTTGGTACCATACGGAGCAGGACTGTTATCGGCTGTGTTTGCTGCAGGTGCTTATACGGTGTTACGATTTTTGGGCGGAAAAGAAAGCTTTGCTACAGTCGTATTTTATTTCTCTTTTTTTTCTACGGTGGTATTGCTTCCCTTTGTGATCTTCTTTTACGAGCCGATGACTGTAAAGCAGACGGTCTATTTACTGCTAGCCGGCTCTTTTGCTACCTTAGGGCAACTCGGCATTACCGCAGCCTATAAATTTGCTGCCGCAAGAGAGATCTCCATTTTCTTTTATTCTACAGTGGTTTATACTTCCATTTTTAGTTTCCTTTTCTTCGACCAGCTACCAGATCTTTATAGTATAGTAGGTTATCTGATTATCTTTGCAGCTTCGCTCTATATGTATTGGCATAATAAAAGGGTAGAATAA
- a CDS encoding zinc dependent phospholipase C family protein, with amino-acid sequence MPNIWSHIVFAQQCYELTHLPLPQERTLFQLGCQGPDPLFYHHFLPWKKKKGADELGNVMHTQACGPFLVNLLTAAKEEKDIRSYVSGFVTHHLLDRHTHPYIHYKAGYQGYNHQRLEIILDTLIAKQLKGIETWRTPVYKELDVGDDLPATLVHVLNHLGETFYPDQMRNVPQTIWNDAYQDMLKALHLFYDPWGVKTVLTAGKIAPFRYTKNLPAKDYLNESKQSWVHPALPDEQHASSFWDLWENALTEAKEILPLIYTFWEKDGEMAPIRSRLGNLSYDNGKPCSANLTNYLADPIV; translated from the coding sequence ATGCCAAATATCTGGTCACATATCGTCTTTGCCCAGCAATGTTATGAGTTGACTCACTTACCCTTGCCACAAGAGCGTACCCTTTTTCAACTCGGCTGTCAGGGACCTGATCCACTCTTTTATCATCATTTTTTACCATGGAAAAAAAAGAAAGGAGCTGATGAGCTAGGAAATGTGATGCATACACAAGCATGTGGTCCTTTTCTCGTCAACCTGCTCACAGCGGCCAAGGAAGAGAAAGATATCCGCAGTTATGTAAGTGGCTTTGTGACACATCACCTTCTCGATCGGCATACTCACCCCTATATCCATTACAAAGCTGGTTATCAAGGATATAACCACCAACGACTGGAAATTATTCTTGACACATTGATCGCTAAGCAACTAAAGGGGATTGAAACATGGCGAACTCCTGTATACAAGGAACTGGATGTAGGTGATGATTTACCTGCAACATTAGTTCACGTGCTCAATCACTTAGGTGAAACCTTTTATCCAGATCAGATGCGCAATGTACCCCAAACCATTTGGAACGATGCGTATCAAGATATGCTCAAAGCGCTACATCTCTTTTATGATCCGTGGGGTGTAAAAACGGTGCTCACCGCTGGCAAGATCGCTCCCTTCCGCTATACAAAGAATCTCCCTGCAAAAGATTATTTAAATGAAAGCAAGCAATCCTGGGTTCACCCAGCTCTACCTGACGAACAGCATGCCTCTTCTTTCTGGGATCTCTGGGAGAATGCATTAACGGAGGCCAAAGAAATTCTCCCTCTCATATACACTTTTTGGGAAAAAGATGGAGAAATGGCTCCCATCAGATCTAGATTAGGCAATCTATCATACGATAATGGTAAGCCATGTTCTGCAAACCTAACTAATTATTTAGCCGATCCGATCGTATAA
- a CDS encoding VOC family protein, whose product MKVKRIVANIETQDTSKAKHFYEEILGLDQLMDREFIATYGSNERMSAQISFLSEGGSGTPVPDLSIEVDNLDEVLTRIKDSGVPIVYGPTTEPWGVRRFYVRDPFGKLVNILIHL is encoded by the coding sequence TTGAAAGTCAAGCGAATTGTTGCGAATATTGAAACGCAGGACACTTCCAAAGCAAAACACTTTTACGAGGAAATACTAGGACTTGATCAATTAATGGACCGTGAATTTATTGCAACCTATGGATCTAATGAGAGAATGTCCGCTCAAATTAGTTTTTTATCTGAGGGAGGATCTGGCACACCAGTACCTGATTTGTCAATTGAAGTTGATAACTTAGACGAAGTTCTTACTCGTATAAAAGATTCTGGAGTTCCAATTGTATATGGGCCAACTACAGAACCGTGGGGGGTTCGGCGTTTTTATGTTAGAGATCCTTTCGGAAAGCTAGTCAATATTTTAATTCATTTATAA
- a CDS encoding inositol monophosphatase family protein: MSKLNVAISAAKAAGSLIAERIQTGKEVSYKSSHSDLVTEVDKQAEEIICAKIREAYPSHAILGEEGVAPGVKASSEATETHEKMDHLWVVDPIDGTTNFVHGFPFCCVSIAYAYQGMVTCAVIYDPLTDECFTAEKEQGAFLNGQALRVSEEKKLAESLIATGFPAADRIAAGINLSGINYLAPRCRNLRAAGSAALHLAYVAAGRISGFWELQLNAWDLAAGSLLVEEAGGKVTDTCGNPYALHVRHILATNDHIHSEMVEALATSASQKPEMK, translated from the coding sequence GTGTCGAAACTTAACGTGGCCATCTCTGCGGCGAAAGCGGCTGGATCATTGATTGCAGAGCGTATTCAAACTGGAAAAGAGGTTTCATATAAATCGTCGCACAGTGATTTGGTGACTGAGGTGGATAAGCAGGCAGAGGAAATTATATGTGCCAAGATTAGAGAAGCATACCCTAGTCATGCGATATTGGGAGAAGAAGGAGTAGCTCCTGGCGTAAAAGCGTCATCCGAGGCAACGGAGACGCATGAAAAGATGGATCATTTATGGGTAGTAGATCCGATTGATGGAACGACAAACTTCGTTCATGGCTTTCCGTTTTGTTGTGTCTCTATCGCTTATGCGTACCAAGGAATGGTTACATGTGCAGTCATTTATGATCCCCTTACGGATGAATGCTTTACTGCTGAAAAGGAGCAGGGGGCATTTTTGAATGGCCAAGCGCTACGTGTATCCGAAGAAAAAAAGTTAGCAGAAAGTTTGATTGCAACCGGATTCCCAGCAGCAGATCGTATTGCGGCGGGGATAAACTTGTCTGGAATCAATTATCTGGCGCCGCGGTGCCGCAATTTGCGGGCAGCTGGCTCAGCTGCCCTCCATCTCGCGTACGTGGCAGCGGGGCGAATTAGTGGATTTTGGGAACTTCAACTAAATGCTTGGGATTTAGCGGCTGGATCCCTTTTGGTTGAAGAAGCAGGCGGAAAAGTGACTGATACTTGTGGTAACCCCTATGCGCTTCATGTTCGTCACATTTTAGCTACGAATGATCATATTCACAGCGAGATGGTAGAGGCACTGGCCACCTCGGCTTCTCAGAAACCAGAAATGAAGTGA
- the pepV gene encoding dipeptidase PepV, which yields MQWLQEVEKRKDELLAKTKELLAIESVLDEETVAEGAPFGEKIAEALSYMLELAEENEFKIKNVDGYAGHAEIGSGEELVGILAHLDVVPAGEGWTSPPFSPEIRDGDLYARGAIDDKGPAMAAFFATKLLKELNLPLSKRIRLIWGTDEESLWRDMEYYFEREEMPTMGFTPDAYFPIITAEKGLIDLSLAGELTPIEEEELSAGWTLGSFISGQRPNMVPDYAEARLLGDDDVFILKEAFQTFLLENRIRGYAEEANADLTLVVEGKSHHGSEPERGQNAALELARFLHTVDLDQKGAQYINLINDCLLDSFYGEKLGVDQMDDRVGKLTINAGVFRYKRGENQQVVLNIRYPLTGDGEWIMRELEQQMAPYGVQIEQDLIDHKMPHSVDHQHPLVQTLARVYEEQTGEKAELMAIGGGTYARALDTGVAFGPLFPGRPDSAHQKDERISVEDLIRTTAIYAQAIYELAR from the coding sequence ATTCAATGGTTACAGGAAGTAGAAAAGAGAAAAGATGAGTTATTAGCGAAGACAAAAGAGCTGTTGGCGATTGAAAGTGTGTTGGATGAAGAGACAGTGGCCGAAGGAGCTCCTTTCGGGGAGAAAATTGCCGAGGCCCTCTCCTATATGTTAGAGCTTGCCGAAGAAAATGAGTTTAAAATCAAAAATGTGGACGGATATGCGGGTCATGCCGAGATCGGATCAGGGGAGGAACTGGTTGGAATTTTGGCGCATCTAGATGTAGTACCAGCAGGGGAGGGATGGACAAGTCCCCCCTTTTCTCCTGAAATTCGTGACGGTGATTTATATGCGCGTGGAGCGATTGATGATAAAGGACCGGCGATGGCTGCTTTTTTTGCTACCAAGTTATTAAAAGAGTTGAATCTGCCGCTCTCTAAACGAATTCGATTAATTTGGGGCACAGATGAAGAGTCTTTGTGGCGTGATATGGAGTATTACTTTGAACGAGAAGAGATGCCGACAATGGGCTTTACTCCTGATGCCTATTTTCCTATCATCACAGCGGAAAAAGGGTTGATTGATTTATCGCTTGCAGGTGAGCTTACTCCAATAGAAGAGGAAGAGCTTAGTGCAGGCTGGACATTAGGCTCCTTTATCTCGGGTCAACGCCCCAATATGGTGCCTGATTATGCCGAAGCGCGCCTTCTGGGTGATGATGATGTATTCATCTTGAAAGAGGCATTTCAAACATTTCTATTAGAAAATCGGATTAGAGGATATGCAGAAGAGGCGAACGCAGATCTGACGCTGGTTGTTGAAGGGAAATCTCATCATGGTTCAGAGCCAGAAAGAGGGCAGAATGCGGCATTGGAACTGGCGCGTTTCTTACACACGGTGGATCTTGATCAAAAAGGAGCGCAATATATCAACCTAATTAACGATTGTTTGCTGGATAGTTTTTATGGTGAAAAATTAGGCGTAGATCAAATGGATGATCGTGTAGGAAAATTAACCATTAATGCAGGTGTCTTTCGTTATAAACGAGGGGAGAATCAACAAGTAGTTCTTAATATCCGTTATCCGCTCACAGGTGACGGAGAATGGATCATGCGTGAGCTTGAGCAACAAATGGCACCATATGGTGTGCAGATTGAACAAGATTTGATCGATCATAAAATGCCTCATTCAGTTGATCATCAACACCCACTTGTACAAACTTTGGCACGTGTATATGAAGAACAGACTGGGGAAAAAGCAGAACTGATGGCCATCGGAGGCGGAACCTATGCACGTGCTCTAGATACTGGTGTTGCGTTTGGACCTCTTTTTCCAGGTAGGCCTGATTCAGCACATCAAAAGGATGAACGTATATCGGTGGAGGATTTAATACGGACAACTGCGATCTATGCACAGGCCATTTATGAACTCGCAAGATAA
- a CDS encoding TrkA family potassium uptake protein, whose translation MVAAAVQLNNWFLLLFTGLLLVSSSYAIHYIEPETFESSWKGFWWVMTTVTTVGYGDYSPVTKAGQGVAIFLYIVGIGLIGVVIGKVVDAFGSYKRKKEEGRLKFRGSDHYVVIGWSEKAKDAMKELMSSNHDAEIVLIDMLEKSPMSGVRYHYIQGEPTDEEVLTQANIADSKAIMVFSPPQVEDPVLADGRTLLIATAIEHYGVQHGVDVYTVVEVMKENHVNNFRHAKVDDFILSNQMTSNLMAKASQFQGSSRLFQQLLRTQHGDDLYLFPKHPKWETYQHAHDFFLSQGANLVADREDFGVIRRMHEPLPAEAQLFIICDYKTYKQTEENYQSL comes from the coding sequence ATGGTTGCTGCTGCAGTGCAGTTAAATAATTGGTTTTTGTTACTGTTTACCGGGTTGTTGTTGGTATCTAGTTCGTACGCTATCCACTACATTGAACCAGAAACATTTGAGAGTTCGTGGAAGGGGTTTTGGTGGGTGATGACCACTGTGACTACAGTGGGTTACGGCGACTATTCACCTGTTACGAAGGCAGGGCAAGGAGTAGCTATATTTCTTTACATTGTGGGAATTGGGCTGATTGGGGTTGTGATTGGGAAGGTAGTGGATGCATTTGGATCATATAAAAGGAAGAAGGAGGAAGGGAGATTGAAATTTCGTGGAAGTGATCACTATGTTGTCATCGGTTGGTCGGAAAAGGCAAAAGATGCGATGAAGGAATTGATGTCAAGTAATCATGATGCAGAGATTGTTTTAATCGATATGTTGGAAAAGTCGCCGATGTCAGGTGTTCGTTATCACTACATACAAGGGGAACCCACAGATGAGGAGGTATTGACACAAGCGAATATTGCGGACTCGAAAGCGATTATGGTTTTTTCCCCTCCTCAAGTCGAAGACCCGGTATTGGCGGATGGTCGCACACTATTAATCGCTACTGCTATAGAGCATTACGGGGTTCAACATGGAGTAGATGTGTATACCGTGGTTGAAGTGATGAAAGAAAACCATGTAAATAACTTTCGACATGCAAAGGTAGATGACTTTATCCTCTCTAATCAGATGACTTCCAATTTAATGGCGAAAGCGTCACAGTTTCAAGGTTCGAGCCGTCTATTTCAGCAGTTATTGCGCACTCAACATGGAGATGATTTATACCTTTTTCCAAAGCATCCGAAATGGGAGACGTATCAACATGCGCATGATTTTTTCCTTAGTCAAGGGGCTAATCTCGTAGCTGATCGCGAAGATTTTGGCGTGATTCGGCGTATGCACGAGCCTCTTCCGGCTGAGGCTCAACTTTTTATCATTTGTGATTATAAAAC